In the genome of Salinigranum halophilum, the window CCGACCTGGAGGGCGTCGTCGACCTCCTCCACGACGTCGGCCTCGACCGCTTCTGCTTCTACCACCTCGATTACGGCGGGCGAGGGGCCGGAATCCGGGACATCGACCTCTCACCCGAGCGCCGCCGCGAGGCGGTCGAGGCGGTCTGTGACCTCACCAGGGAGTACCACCGGCAGGGCGAGGAGATAGAGACCCTGCTCGTGGGCAACTACTGCGACGCCGCCTTCCTCGTCGAGTACGCCCGCCGGCAACTCGGCGACGCGGTGGCCGACCGGGTGCGTCGCTACCTCGAGGTGAACGGCGGCGACCCGACCGGTAAGCGCGTCGCCGACATCGACTACCAGGGGAACGTCCACCTCACGCAGTTCTGGCAGGGCTACTCGCTCGGCAACGTCCGGGACCGGCCGTTCGGAGCCATCTGGGACGACGAGTCGAACCCCCTCCTCGCGAAACTACGCGAACGCGAACGGCACCTCACCGGGCGCTGTGCCGACTGCCGGTATCAGGACGTCTGTCGCGGTGCCTCGCGACTGCGGGCGCTCGCGGTCCACGGCGACCCGTTCGCGCCCGACCCGCAGTGTTACCTGACGCCCGAGGAGCGCGGCGTCGACGCCGGCGTCGCGGACGGGCCGGGTCGACACGTCGACGCCGACTGACCACGCGTCCCACGCCGACCACAAGACCTGTTACGTCGCCGGTCGGCCTCCGGACGATGCCCTCCAGAAGACGGCTCCTCGCGACGATAGCCGGGAGTCTCGCCGCCGTGGCCGGCTGCACGACGCGGACGCCCCCGTCGACGAGCGAACCGGACACCAGTCAGTCGTCGGCGACAGCGGCGGCGACTCCCGAGTCGACACCGGGGTCGCCCACCGACTCGTCGACTCCCGTCGAGCGCGTCAGCGTCGACGGTATCGTGGCTCGCAAGGCGGTCCGCTACGAGTCGGTGATGGGCTCCGGCGGCGTCCTCGCCGGCCGGGGTGAACAGTACGTCGTCGCGTCGGTTCGCGGGGCGACCGAACTCGACGCTGCCACGTTCACGTTCGAGGCCGGTGGCCGGTCGTGGTCACCGGGGCTCCCCAGGACGAGGGGAGCGATAAACGTCGCCGTGGCCGGTCACGAGGGCCCACCAGTCGGACAGCGGGGCCTCGGCGGGGACGGCCCCTCGGTGCTCGCGTTCACCGTCCCGTCGCCGCTCTCGGCGGGGGAACCGCGGATACGGTTCGACGGCGAC includes:
- a CDS encoding TIGR04347 family pseudo-SAM/SPASM protein, with the translated sequence MISVSKLLCGGVAEGDGLRYDAADEADVEQIREERQQRPVVVWNVTKGCNLACTHCYAEAEAERAPGELTTAEGKGLLDDLAEYGAPVVLFSGGEPLVREDLTELVAHAADRGIRPVLSTNGTLITPGRAQELQDAGLAYAGVSVDGLPERNDAFRGREGAFDAAVEGIEACLDAGLKTGLRYTVTESNRADLEGVVDLLHDVGLDRFCFYHLDYGGRGAGIRDIDLSPERRREAVEAVCDLTREYHRQGEEIETLLVGNYCDAAFLVEYARRQLGDAVADRVRRYLEVNGGDPTGKRVADIDYQGNVHLTQFWQGYSLGNVRDRPFGAIWDDESNPLLAKLRERERHLTGRCADCRYQDVCRGASRLRALAVHGDPFAPDPQCYLTPEERGVDAGVADGPGRHVDAD